In a single window of the Erinaceus europaeus chromosome 21, mEriEur2.1, whole genome shotgun sequence genome:
- the LOC132535291 gene encoding uncharacterized protein LOC132535291 isoform X1 → MGPGHGPLDMPLGHGLLDTAPGYAPWTCPLDTALWTQLPGHALWTQPLDTAPWTCPLNTSPDTGPGHAPGHWHMNTARGYSPWTRPLDMPPGHGPLDTSPWNGPWTCPLDTAPGHIQTHARRPAPPDPSPAPRNLSPEPRALHQKTCTPRPALRELGPAPQHCTLRPAPHICTARPALGAQHPGLCI, encoded by the exons atgggccctggtcaTGGCCCCCTGGACATGCCCCTTGGACACGGCCTTCTGGACACGGCCCCTGGTTATGCCCCCTGGACATGCCCCTTGGACACGGCCCTCTGGACACAGCTCCCTGGACATGCCCTCTGGACACAGCCCCTGGACACGGCCCCCTGGACATGCCCCCTGAACACATCCCCAGACACGGGCCCTGGACATGCCCCTGGACACTGGCACATGAACACAGCCCGTGGATACAGCCCATGGACACGGCCCCTGGACATGCCTCCTGGACACGGCCCTCTGGACACATCCCCCTGGAACGGCCCCTGGACGTGCCCCCTGGACACGGCCCCCGGACACATCCAG ACCCACGCCCGGAGACCTGCACCACCAGACCCGAGCCCTGCACCCCGaaacctgagccctgagccccggGCTCTGCACCAAAAGACATGCACCCCCAGACCTGCACTCCGAGAACTGGGCCCTGCACCCCAGCACTGCACCCTGAGGCCTGCACCCCACATCTGCACCGCACGACCTGCGCTCGGTGCCCAGCACCCCGGGCTCTGCATCTGA